From a region of the Saccharomyces paradoxus chromosome IV, complete sequence genome:
- the RXT3 gene encoding Rxt3p (Component of the Rpd3L histone deacetylase complex~similar to YDL076C), with translation MSVSEQDPNRAYRETQSQIYKLQETLLNSARTKNRQEEGHESNILPLSERYENSKNGRALAYDIPNVNSQSVLAFTEKHYSSKLKKLGTLYYNRFKEGSFDENSTSYSDRHNFPYDLYDNTLPPPFLPAIGVQNTNNIVTLKITYEDIQASFDNIESPRTRNNEIWGCDIYSDDSDPILVLRHCGFKIVVPPSGPFHKLRRTPVNMDNQDNVTGNLPLLKGTPFDLEVELLLLPTLQKYPSVKRFDVTSREWGLEGTAIHDGLSYGIYSIVIKQRLDRDKPHEPTGYIKNLKWT, from the coding sequence ATGTCAGTAAGCGAACAAGACCCTAATAGGGCGTACAGAGAGACTCAATCCCAGATATACAAACTACAGGAGACACTACTGAATTCTGCGAGGACAAAAAATAGGCAAGAGGAAGGGCATGAGAGCAACATTCTTCCTCTTTCAGAGCGGTATGAGAATTCTAAAAACGGCAGAGCTTTGGCCTACGACATACCTAACGTAAATTCACAGTCGGTTCTTGCTTTCACTGAGAAACACTACTCAAgcaagttgaaaaaattgggGACACTTTACTACAACCGTTTCAAAGAAGGGTCTTTTGACGAAAACTCGACAAGTTACTCTGACAGGCACAATTTCCCATACGACCTCTATGACAACACTCTTCCACCACCATTCCTTCCAGCTATCGGCGTCCAAAATACCAACAATATTGTAACGCTAAAAATAACATATGAAGATATCCAGGCAAGTTTTGACAATATAGAATCTCCTAGAACGAGAAATAACGAAATTTGGGGGTGTGATATCTATTCTGATGATTCTGACCCAATCCTAGTACTAAGGCATTGTGGGTTCAAAATCGTAGTGCCTCCTAGTGGCCCATTCCATAAATTAAGAAGAACACCTGTAAATATGGACAACCAAGATAATGTTACAGGTAACCTTCCCCTATTGAAAGGCACACCTTTCGATCTAGAGGTggaattattattattgccCACCCTACAAAAGTATCCTAGCGTGAAAAGATTCGATGTAACGTCGCGAGAATGGGGATTGGAAGGTACTGCTATACACGATGGACTGAGTTACGGTATCTATAGTATTGTTATTAAGCAAAGACTGGATAGAGATAAACCTCATGAACCAACCGGATATATTAAAAACTTGAAATGGACCTAA